Sequence from the Agrococcus sp. SL85 genome:
CGCCTCGTCGTCAAGACCCGCGCGAGCGCGAAGGACGACGTGGCGCGCGAGCTGCGCCGCCGCGTGAAGGACGGCCTCGACGACCTCGGCGTCACGCTCCCGTCGCTGCAGAAGGTCGTCGTGCAGGGCCTCGAGGGCCCGCAGAAGGGCACGGCGTGAGCCAGTCGCTGCACGAGGCGATGGGCGGCACGCCGTTCTTCGCGGCGCTCGTGCACGGCTTCTACGACCGCGTCTGGGAGGACGAGGTGCTGCGGCCCATGTACCCGCAGGACGACCGCGCGGGCGCCGAGGAGCGCCTCCGGCTCTTCCTCGAGCAGTTCTTCGGCGGCCCCACCACCTACAGCGACACCCGCGGCCACCCGCGCCTGCGCATGCGCCACGCGCCGTTCCCCATCGACCTCGAGGCGCGCGACCGCTGGCTCGCGGCGATGACGGCCTCGGTCGACGCGCTCGACCCCGCCCCGCTGCACCGCGCGGAGCTCATGGACTACTTCGAGCGCGCCGCGACGGCGATGCTCAACCGGAACCCGCTCTTCCGCTAGCGCGACCACCCAGGAGGCGACGATGCCCGACACGACCACCGACACCGACGTGCTCGTGATCGGCGCGGGCCTCGCCGGCCTCGTCGCCGCGTGCGGCGCCCTCGACCGGGGCCGCACGGTGTGGATCGTCGAGCAGGAGGGCCGCCGCTCGATCGGCGGGCAGGCCTGGTGGTCGTTCGGGGGGCTGCTGCTCGTCGACTCCCCCGAGCAGCGCCGGCTCGGCATCCGCGACTCCGTCGACCTCGCGCGCGAGGACTGGCTGCGCAGCGCCGGCTTCGACGCCGACGGCGACGAGCACGGCCGCGCGTGGATGGAGGCGTACCTCGCGTTCGCGCACGAGGAGCTGCGGCCCTGGCTGCGCGAGCTCGGCGTCGGGCTCTTCCCCGTCGTCGGCCACGCCGAGCGCGGCGCGCGCACGCCCGGCGGCCACGGCAACAGCGTGCCGCGCTTCCACATCGTCTGGGGCACGGGGCCGGGCCTCGTCGCGCCCTTCACGCGGCAGCTGCGGGAGGCCGTCGCCGAGGGCCGGGCGCAGCTCTCGTTCCGGCATCGCGCGACGCGGCTGCTGGTCGAGGAGGGCCGGGTCGTGGGCGCCGAGGGCGAGCGCCTCGCCGAGGACGTCGCGGTGCGCGGCGAGCCCTCGAGCCGAGAGGTCGTCGGCGGCTGGGCGGCGCGCGCCGAGAGCATCGTCGTCGCGACCGGCGGCATCGGCGGCGAGAGCTCGCGCGCGTGCACGAGCTCTGGCCCGCGCGGCTCGGCACCCCGCCCGCCGCGCCGCTGCGCGGCGTGCCCGCGCACGTCGACGGCTCGGGCCTCGACCTCGCGCGCGACGCCGGCGCACGGCTCGTGCATGGCGACCGCATGTGGCACTACACCGAGGGCATCGCCAACTGGGATCCCGTGTGGCCCGGCCACGGCATCCGCATCCTGCCGGGGCCGTCGAGCCTGTGGCTCGACCACCGCGGGCAGCGGCTGCCAGCGCCCTGCTACCCCGGCTTCGACACCCTCGAGACGCTCGCGCACCTGCGCTCGGTCGGCGCCGAGCACTCGTGGTTCGTGCTCACGCAGTCGATCGTCGAGAAGGAGTTCACGCTCTCGGGCTCCGAGCAGAACCCCGACCTCACCGGGCGCTCGCTGCGCCGCCTCGCGCAGCGCGTGCTGCCGGGCGCGCCCGCGCCCGTGCAGGCGTTCCTCGACCACGGTGAGGACTTCGTCGTCGCCTCGAGCCTCACCGAGCTCCTCGACGGCATGGAGCGGCTCAGCGCCGACTCCCTCGGCGGCGGGCAGCTCGACCGCGCCGCCGTCGTCGCCGCGATCGAGGCGCGCGACGATGCCGTCGCCGATCCGGCCTCCGACGACCCGCAGGCGGTCGAGATCCGCCGCGCGCGCGAGTACGTGGGCGACCGCCTCGTGCGCACCGCCGCGCCCCACCGCATCCTCGACGAGCGGCACTGGCCGCTCATCGCCGTGCGCCTGCGCACCCTCACGCGGAAGACGCTCGGCGGCATCGAGACCGACCTCGACGCGCGGGCGCTCGGCACCGACGGCACGCCCGTGCCGGGGCTCCTCGCCGTCGGCGAGGCCGCGGGCTTCGGCGGGGGCGGCGTGCACGGCGCCCGCGCGCTCGAGGGCACGTTCCTCGGCGGCTGCCTGCACACGGGCCGGCGCGCCGGCCGCATCGCCTAGACGCGACGGAGCCCCCGTCCGAGGACGGGGGCTCCGAGCC
This genomic interval carries:
- a CDS encoding globin, yielding MGGTPFFAALVHGFYDRVWEDEVLRPMYPQDDRAGAEERLRLFLEQFFGGPTTYSDTRGHPRLRMRHAPFPIDLEARDRWLAAMTASVDALDPAPLHRAELMDYFERAATAMLNRNPLFR